AAAGGCCGAAGCGGAATAGTCGACTCTTCCCCTTAATTCGTCATTCCCGCGGAAGCGGGAATGACGAAATCCGGTGAGGTTAATGGTCGGCGTTCCCGATACTCCAAACCCGTGATAGAGTGGCGCATCGGGGAGACTTGTCCATGCGCCACCTGCTTGCCGCCGTCCTGCTCTTCATCCTGACAGCATTTGCGCTGCCTGCCGCCGCGCAGCCATCGCGCTACCTGATCTCGGCCCAGCCGATGACCGACGCGCCGCCCGGGACGCAGGCTTGGCGGGTGCAATATTGGACGACGAACGGCAACGGCCAGCGCTTTGCGGTCGCCGGCATCGTCGCGGCGCCGATGGAAGGGATCCCGCCCCGGCCGCGCCGTGTCATCGCATGGACGCACGGTGCGTGGGGTGTGGCCGAAAAATGCGCGCCGTCGCTCAGCCCCAATTTCTTCGAATATTCGGCGGGGATGAACGCTGTCCGCAACGGCTATGTCGTCGTCGCGCCCGACTATATCGGGCTTGGAAGCCCGACGATGCATCCGTTTCTTGTCGGGCAGGACACCGCGAATGCTGTGCTCGACGCTGTGCGCGCGGCGCGCGAAATTCCCGGCGCAGCGGCGGGGAGCAGCTTTGCCGTGTGGGGCGAGTCGCAGGGCGGTCATGCCGCGTTGTGGACCGCGACGGCCGCGCGGAGCTACGCCCCCGACCTGACGCTCGTCGCGACCGCCGCCGCCGCGCCGCCGACCGACCTCGGCGCCAATCTGCGCGAAGGCAGCGACAAGAATGCACGCGCGCTGCTCCTGTCCTTTGCGCTGTACAGTTGGTCGACGCTCTATGGCTTCCCGCTCGACAGCATCACGAACCGTACCAATCAGGGTATCATTCGCCGGCTCAGCGAGAATAATTGCGTTGCGTTCAACAAAAAGCCCAAGCTCGGGACGATCCTTGGTATCCTGACCATCGCGCGTGCGACGAAGGGCAAGGATATCGAAAAGATCGAACCCTTCGGCGCCTTCGAACGTGCGAACAGCGTTGATCCCGCGCGCGTACCCGGGCCGCTGCTGATCGCACAAAGCAGCAAGGACACGATCGTCGCCCCCGCAGTGACGCGCAAGTTCGCCAAGGCGGTTTGTAAGCGCGGAACGCCGACACGGTGGATCGATATGACCGGCGACCATGGTGCGAGCGCCAAGGACAGCGCGCAGGAGACGATCGGCTGGATCACTGCGCGCTTCGACGGAAATCCGCCGCCAAACGACTGTCGCCGGATCTGATTTCACCTGCCCGAAAGCAGGGCAGCGGCTTCGCATTTTCCGTTACGGTAACGGAGGCATACGTGATAGCTTTCCTCTCCCGATAACAGGGATTTGGGAGAGCGGACATGGCAAGCTTCAAATTCTTCCACTCGTCGTTGACCACATTGGCGCTGTTGACGACTGCCGCGCCTCTGCCGACCTTTGCGCAAGATGTCCTGCAGGACGATGACGAGAGCCTCGGCGAGGTGATCGTCACTGGCGCCCGCATTCGCCAGGGAGGTGCCCAGGATATACAGCATTTCCGGTCGACGGCGCTCAGCGCAACGACGTTGCCGCGCCCTGAATCGCTGACCGTCGAAGGCCTGCTCGGCGAGCATGACCTGACGCTTCCGGCGGGCGGCAATTGTGCGCAACTCTTTTGCCTCAACGTACAGGCAATGGCCGCCAGTCTGCCGACACGGCCCGACGATCTCATGTTTCTCGGCATGGCGTTCGACAGCAATATCGATGCGGCAAGTTGGAAGCGCGAACCGCTGAGCATCATGGCGGTCGTCGACCGGTCGGGATCGATGTCCGGACCGCCGATCGCGAATGTGAAGGCGGCCTTGCACCAGATGGTCGACGAATTGGGGCCGAAGGACCGGCTTGGCATCGTCATCTATGGCACCAATTCGAATATCCATCTCGCTCCGATAGCGGCGGCGGCAAACAAGGATGCGATGCACGCCGCGATCGACAGCATCGCGATCGACGGCTCGACGTCGATGGAAGCCGGGCTGACGCTTGGCTATCAGGCCGCCTTTGCCGAAGCCGACCGGTTCGACGGCAAGGTGCGTATGATGCTGTTCACAGACGAACAGCCCAACACGGGCCGCACCGATGCAGGCAGCTTCATGGCGATGGCCGAGGATGCGTCGAAGCGCGGGATCGGGCTCACGACCATCGGCGTCGGTGTGCAATATGACGGTGCGCTCGCGATGAAGATTTCGAGCGTTCGCGGCGGGAACCTCTTCTTCGTCGCCGGCCCCGACAAGGGCGCCCAGCTGATGCGGGACGAGTTTCGCAATATGGTGAGCGAAGTTGCGCACGACCTCGTCATGACGCTGACCCCGCATGCGGGCTATCGGATCAGCGGTGTGTTCGGTGTCCCCGACGGGCTGATGACCGAGGGCAAGGATGGCGCAATCGCGATCACCGTGCCGACGGCCTTCCTGTCGTCGAACGGCGGCGGCATCTATGCTTCGCTGGGCAAGGCCGAGGGGCGCGCCCACTTGCCCGTGGTATCGCTCGCGGACGGGGCATCGCTGATGGATGTTTCGCTGACCTATGTCAGCGCGCTCGACGGAAGCAAGCATGGCGACAAGCTCAGCATCGGGGCACCGACGGCTGAGCCTGCGGCCAACCTGCGGCTCGCGCAGACGCTCGTCGATCAATATCTGGTGATGGATGCAGCGACGCGGGCCTTCCATCGCGACGGCAACGCCAAACAGGCGTTCGCGCTGCTCGACGGCCTCAATACGCGTCTTTCCGGTGTCGACTATGCCGACCTGAAGGACGAGCGTGCGCTGGTGGAGACGATGCGTGGCAAGGCGGCGCTCTATGCCGGTTATAGCGGCGAGGTGCCGAAGGACATGCAGCCGATGCGTGTCCTAGGAAAATGGCGTGTCGTGTCGCTCAACGGGGTCGAGGATCTGTCGCGCCACGACGTGATGGAGTTTACCGACGACGAGGAGGTCATCACCTATTTCCAGCGTCCGCTGCGCGGCGACGACGAAATGTATCAGGATTTCCAGATCAACGAGCGGGAAATCTATATTCCCGACGGCGATTTGCGCGTGCGCTATTGGGTCGATGGCGACCGGCTGCGGATGCGATCCAGCGACGGGAAGGTCCGGATTACGCTGGTGCGCGAAACGACGAGCTGAACCGGGAGGGCGGCGCTTGGGGCGCCGTCCTCAGTCGACCCAGTCGAGCCCCATGTCGCGATAGACGCCGCGATCCTCGTCCCAATTTTCCTTCACCTTGACGTGAAGGAACAGGTGAACCTTACGGCCCATCAATTCGGTCAGTTCCGCGCGGGCGCGGGCACCGATTTCCTTGATCCGCGCGCCGCCCTTGCCGAGCACGATCGCGCGCTGATTGTCGCGTGCGACGAATATCTGCTGATGGATCTCGGCGCTGCCGTCGGGGCGCGTCTTGAACAGTTCGGTCTCGACCGTCGACTGATAGGGCAGTTCCTCGTGAAGCTGGCGATAGAGCTGCTCGCGGGTGATTTCGGCGGCGAGCATGCGTTCGGGCGCGTCGCTGACCTCGTCCTCGGGAAAATGCCACGGTCCCTCGGGCATCAGCTTCGTGAGATGCGCCTTGAGTTCGGGCACGCCGTCGCCGCTGCTCGCTGCGATAAAGAAGGTTTCGTCGAACGCGACCTTGCCGTTGAGCTCGGTCGCGATCGTCAGCAATTTGTCCTTCTTGGTCAGGTCGACCTTGTTCAGGATCAGATATTTCTTCTCGGGGCGGTTCGCGATCCCTTCGAGCACGCGTTCGACGCGGCCCGTCAGCTTTGCCGCGGCATCGACCATGACCAAGATCGCCTCGGCTTCCTCGAGGCTGCTCCATGCAGCCGCAACCATCGCGCGGTCGAGCCGGCGCGTCGGCGCGAAGATGCCGGGCGTGTCGATCAGGATGATCTGCGTTTCGCCCTCCATCGCGACGCCCATCAACCGCGTGCGCGTCGTCTGCGCCTTGGGGCTGACGATCGCGACCTTCTGGCCGACGAGTGCGTTGACAAGCGTCGATTTGCCCGCGTTGGGCGCGCCGACAACGGCGACGAAACCGCAATGCTGGGTCATAATTTCATTCCTTCGAGTTCGGCGAGCAACGCCGCCGCCGCGGCCTTTTCCGCCGCCTGTTTGCTGGCGCCTTCGGCTTCGGCGCGGGCGAGCTTTCCGACGCTCACCGCGATACGAAACCGCGGGGCATGATCGGGGCCTTCGCGCGATACAATCTCATATTCGGGCGGACGGCGCTTGCGCGCAAGCGCCCATTCCTGAAGCGCCGCTTTCGGATGCTTCGGCGCGGTCTGTTGCCCATCGATCATCTCGTTCCAATGGGCCAGGATGAATTGCCGCGCCGCATCGGCGCCCTTGTCGAGCCAGAGCGCGCCGATCAGCGCCTCCATTGCGTCGGCGGCGATATTGTCGCTGTAGCGACCACCGTCGTTGCGCGCCTGCGCACCGAAACGGATCAGCGCGGTGAGGTCGAGCTTGCGCGCGACCGCGGCGCAGGTGGCACCCGATGCCAGGACATGCAGCCGTGACGACATCTCGCCCTCGCTCGCGGCGGGGAAGCGGGTGTAAAGTTCGGACGCGATCACGAGCCCGAGGACGCGGTCGCCAAGGAATTCGAGCCGCTGGTAATCGGCGCGCCCGGTGCTGCCGTGCGTCAGCGCCAGATCGTAAAGCGCCGGGTCACCCGGAGCGCCGCCGATGATGCCGGCGAGCGCCCCGGTGTCGAGGGGATCGTTCAAAAACCGTCCCCGATCCGTTCCCAGCGCGCGGCGGTGAACCAGCTGATCGGGTTGATCCAGCTCGCCGATCCGTCGGTCGAGAACATGCCGACCAGCGCATGGCCGACGAGATTTTCTTCGGGCACAAGGCCGATTCCCTGATTTTCCATCGCGGGGAAACGGCTGTCGGCGCTGCGGTCCCGGTTGTCGCCCATCAGGAACAAATGCCCCTCGGGCACGACGACGAGCGGGGTATTGTCCTCGGGGATCGTCGTGATGTCGAGGATGTTATAGCTTTTTCCGTTCGGCAGCGTTTCGCGGAACTGCTTGTACCGGCACTGGCGCTGGCCGTTGGCGGCGACCTCTTCGAACTCGGGCGAATAGCAGGGCAGGGTGCCCGTCGCGCGCGACGCATCGATCATGTTCTGCGTCACGGGAATCACGAAATCGGCGATCGCCTTGCGCTGCACGGGCTTGCCGTTCAGCCAGACGATGCCGTCCTTCACTTGCACGCTGTCGCCGGGCAGGCCGATTACGCGCTTGATATAATCATTGTCGGCGACCGGCGGTGCCTTGAATACGACGACGTCGCCGCGCTCGGGGGTGCGCGCGAAAATGCGGCCGGGGATCAGCGGGACGCTGAACGGCAGGCTGTATTTCGAATAGCCATAGGCCATCTTGTTCACGAGCAGATAGTCGCCGATCAGCAGTCTCGGCTGCATCGATTCCGACGGAATGTTGAACGGCGACAGGAAAAAGCTGCGGAAAATCAGTACCGCGATCGCGAGGAGCGCAAGAAAGCGGACCGTGTCGACCGCCTCTTCCTTCGCCGAAACCGGTGCAGGGGTCGGCGTGGGCGGCACGGGCGCAGTCGGGGGCGTCACATCGGCGGTAAAGCTGGCATTGGTCATGTCGCGGCATTGGCGATGAATAGGTTGCCACGTCAAGCAAATATCGGCGGACGACACTGGCGCGAGGATGGCCGCGGGCCTAGAGAAAGTCGGCGATTCACTCCCCCTTCGAGGACAACAGACGATGACAACCGCACCCGACGCCTGGCAGGCCCTCTCCGACTGGCGGCCGCAGAAGCTGATCGATCTGGTCGCGGCCGATCCCGACGCGCGGCTGCAGGCGCTGGTGCGCAATGTCGCCGACATTCGGTTCGACTTCGCCAAAACCCATCTCGACACCTCGGCGATCGCAATCCTGTCCCGCCTTGCCGAAACGCAGGATTTTGCCGGCCGCCGCAAGACGCTCTTCTCGGGCGGGATCGCGAACCCGACGGAGGACCGCGCCGCCGAGCATAGCGCCGAGCGCGGCGACGGGGCGCCCGAGTCGGTCCATGCCGCGCAGGCGCTCCATCAGCGGATGCGGATGATGATCGATGCGATCGAGGCCGGGGCATTCGGCGAGATCCGCCACCTGCTCCATATCGGTATCGGCGGATCGGCGCTTGGCCCCGACCTCCTCATCGACGCGCTCGGCCGCCACAGCGATCGCTATGACGTCGCGGTGGTATCGAACGTCGATGGCGCCGCGCTCGACGAGGCCTTCGCAAAGTTCAGCCCCGAGCATACGCTTGTGGCCGTGGCGTCGAAGACTTTCACGACGACCGAAACCCTGCTCAACGCCAATTCCGCGCTGCAATGGCTCGAAGAGGCCGGAGTGGTCGACCCGGTCGGCCGCTTCATCGCGCTGACCGCGAAGCCCGAGCGCGCGATGGAATGGGGCATCGACGAAACGCGCATCCTGCCGTTCAACGAAAGTGTCGGCGGCCGCTATTCGCTATGGTCGTCGATCGGCTTTCCCGCTGCGCTCGCGCTCGGCTGGGATGCCTTTGCCGACCTGCTCGAAGGCGCAGCAGAGATGGACCGCCATTTCCGCCTTGCCGACGGGGCCGACAATATCTGCCTGCTCGCCGCTTTCGCGGACCAGATCTATGCGAACCGCCTTGGCTGCCAGACGCGTGCGGTCTTCGCCTATGACGAGCGGCTTCGCCTGTTGCCCTCCTATCTTCAGCAACTCGAAATGGAATCGAACGGCAAGTCGGCGACCTTCGACGGCCAGCCGGTGTCGCGGCAGACCGCGCCGATCACCTGGGGCGGCGTCGGCACCGATGCGCAGCATGCGGTGTTCCAGTTGCTGCATCAGGGCACGCATCTGACGCCGGTCGAATTCGTCGTCGCGCGCGAGCCCGATCACTTGCTCGACGACGCCCATCATGAAACGCTCGTCGCCAATTGTATCGCGCAGGGTGCGGCGCTGATGACCGGCCGCTCCAGCGAGGACGGCGCGCGCAATTACCCGGGCGACCGCCCCTCGACGACGATCCTTCTCGACCAGGTGACGCCGCGCAGCCTCGGCGCGCTGATCGCCTTTTACGAACATCGCGTCTTTGCCAATGCCGTGCTGCTCGGCATCAACCCCTTCGATCAGTTCGGGGTCGAGCTGGGCAAGGAAATGGCGAAAGGCCTTGCCGAAGGGACGGTCGAGTTCGATGCGGCGACGCAGGCTCTGATGGCGGCTGCGCTTGGCGATTGACGCCGCGCCGCTGTCACTGAATGCAAAATTCGATTGGCAACCCGGCGCCGTGTAACCACATAGGCGCCGGGCGCGAATGCCTGCCTGTCCAATCCAGGGGTTATCCATGAGCGATTTCGACTATGATCTCTTTGTCATCGGCGCCGGTTCGGGCGGCGTCCGCGCTTCGCGCATCGCGGCCTCGCACGGCGCGCGCGTTGCGGTAGCCGAAGAGTATCGGGTCGGCGGCACCTGCGTCATTCGCGGCTGCGTGCCCAAGAAATTGCTCGTCTACGGTGCCCATTTCGCCGAGGATATCCACGACGCGCGCAAGTTCGGCTGGGACGTGCCCGAGTGCAAGTTCAACTGGCCGGTGCTGCGCGACAATGTGCTCGCCGAAGTCGACCGGCTCGAAGGCCTGTATGGCCAGACGCTCGACAATCACAAGGTGACCGTCCTCAGAACGCGCGCGACGGTCGTCGGGCCCCAGAAGGTGCGCCTCGCCGACGGAACCGAACTGACGGCGGGGCGCATCCTGATCGCGACGGGCGGCTGGCCGCATGTTCCCGAATTTCCGGGCAGCGAACATGCGCTCACCTCGAACGAGGTGTTTCATCTCGAAACGCTGCCGAAGCGGATCATCATCGCGGGCGGCGGCTATATCGCCAACGAGTTCGCCGGCATTTTCAACGAATTCGGTAGCAAGGTGACGATCGTCAATCGCGGCGACACGATCCTGCGCGGCTATGACGAACAGATCCGCGACCGCCTGCTCCAGATTTCGATGACCAAGGGCATCGATTTCAAGTTCAACGCGCCGTTCCAGTCGATCGAAAAGAATGACGATGGGTCGCTGACCGTGAAGCTCGAAGGCTGCGAACCGATGCAGGCCGATGCGGTGCTCGTCGCTGCGGGCCGAGTTCCGAACAGCCGGGGCATCGGGCTCGAAGAGGTCGGCGTCGAACTCGACAAGGATGGCGCGATCAAGGTCGACGAGCGCAACCAGTCGTCGGTGCCGAGCATCTTTGCCGTCGGCGACGTTACCAACCGTATCCAGCTCACGCCCGTGGCGATCCGCGAAGGCCAGGCCTTCTCCGACACCTTCTTTGGCGGCAAGCCCACGGTGGTCGATTATGCCAATGTTCCGAGCGCGGTGTTCAGCCACCCGCCGATCGGTGCGGTCGGCATGACCGAGGCCGAGGCACGCAACAAGCTGGGCAGCATCCGCGTCTACACAAGCGATTTTCGCGCGATGAAGAATGTCCTTGCGGGTCGGAACGAGCGTGCGCTGTACAAGATGATCGTCAACGCCGCGACCGATCAGGTCGTCGGGCTGCACATGATCGGCCCCGATGCGCCCGAAATCCTGCAAGCGGCGGCGATCGCGGTTAAGGCCGGGCTGACCAAGGCCGACTTCGACGCGACGGTCGCGCTGCACCCGAGCATGGCCGAGGAACTGGTGCTGCTGAAATAAGGTTTCGGCCAGCAACCCGCTTGCGCTATTCTTCCGATATAACGAGCGAGGGGAGGGGCGCATGGCGGGAACGGCATTGGTCACCGGGGGCAGCGGCTATATTGCGGGCTTCCTGATCCGGCAGCTGATCGACAATGGGTGGACGGTTCACACGACCGTTCGCAGCCTGAAACGCGAGGACGAGGTTCGCGGCTGGCTGAATGTCGACAATGCGAAACTGCGTTTCTTCGCCGCCGATCTGGAAAACGACGCTGGCTGGGCGGAAGCGATGGCCGGATGCAGCCATGTCGCACATGTCGCATCGCCTTTTCCGCTCGACGTCCCGAAACATGCCGACGATCTGGTGATCCCTGCGCGCGAGGGTGCGCTCCGCGCGTTGCGGTTCGCAAAGGCGGCGGGTGTCAGGCGCTTCGTCCTGACCTCTTCGATGGCGGCGGTCGCCTATGGCCATGGCAAGGCGCGCGATTTCTATGACGAAGCCGACTGGAGCAACCTCGATAACCCCGAGGTCATGCCCTATCCGCGATCGAAGACCGTTGCCGAACGCGCCGCGCGCGATTGGGTAGCGGCCGAGGGAGGCGATATGGAATTTGCTTCGGTCAATCCCGCCGCAGTGTTCGGACCGCTGCTGTCGGACGATCTGTCGACTTCGATCGAAGTCGTGAAGCAATTGCTCGAAGGAAAGGTGCCGATGTGCCCCGATGTCGGCTTTGGCATCATCGACGTGCGCGACGTCGCCGACATGCATTATCGGGCGCTGACCGTCGAAGGGATCCGCGACGAGCGTTTCGTCTGTTCGGGCGCTTTCCTGAAATTCGTCGATGTCGCGAACGTCCTGACCGCCAATCTCGGCGAACGCGCGCGCAAGGTGCCGACGCGCAAGATGCCCGACTGGCTGCTCAAGGCGCTCGCGATCTTTCGCCCAGAACTCAAACAGGTCGTCGCCGAACTCGGCAATGTTCGTGGGGGTGACAGCCGCCATGCAATGAAGACGCTCGGCTGGACGATGCGACCGCCCGAGGAAGCGATCCTCGCGACGGCGCATAGTCTGATCGATCGAGGGATTGTAAAAGCCTAGGCGATCGTCGGAACGATCCCGCCCTCGGCACGGATCGCGGCGCCGTTGGTGACAGCGGCGAGCGGGCTGGCGAGATAGGTCACCATCGCCCCGATCTCGTCGGCCTCGATCAGGCGGCGGATCAGCGACAGCGGACGCAATTCGTCGAAGAAGGCCCTCTCGCGCTCGGCCTCAGGGGCATCGGGGTTCGAGACGACCGAGCGAATGAAGTCGGTGATGCCTTCCGAGCGCGTCGGCCCCGGCAGCACGCTGTTCACCGTTACACCCGTGCCTCGGGTTTGCTCGGCAAGCCCGCGCGCGATGGTAAGCTGCGCGGTCTTGGTCATGCCATAGTGGATCATCTCGGCGGGCGGCAGCAGGCCGCTTTCGCTGGCGATGAAGATCACGCGGCCCCAGTTGTTCTCTAGCATCTTCGGGAAATAGTGCCGCGACAGGCGCGCGCCGCTCACCACATTGACCTCGAAAAGACGATGCCAGTCGGCGTCGCTGATCTCGGCAAAGGGCTTGGCTTCATAGATGCCGAGATTGTTGACGAGGATATCGACCGAGGGAACTGCGGCGATCAGCGCGTCGGCACCCTCGGCCGTGGCAGGGTCTGCGAGGACGGGGCGGATCGTGCCGGCCTGCAACAGTTCGGCAGCCGCCTCGTCGAGTTTCTGCTGGTTGCGGCCCGTGATGACGACGTCGACGCCTTCTTCGGCAAGGCGCTTGGCGATCGCGAAACCGATGCCGGCGGTCGATCCCGTGACGAGGGCTGTCTTTCCTTTGAGTTTGAGGTCCATGTGGAAATTCCTTTCGTGCCTTGGTTCTGATTGGATGCCCCGAAGATAGCGCTTCGCGCCATTGTTGATTAGAATGCGCCTCGTCACTTCAGTGGTGATTCAAAATCAGGAATGGTGATGGACAATCGGTTCGGCGATATCGAGACCTTCCTTGCGGTGGCCAACGGCGGCAGCCTTGCATCGGCGGCCAAGGCGTTGCGGCTGACGCCCTCCGCGGTCAGCCGCAGCATCGCGCGGATCGAGCAGCGACTTGGCGTCACGCTGATGCTCCGGACGACGCGCTCGCTTGCGCTGACGGTGGACGGCGAAGCCTATCGCGACCGGATGAGCGTGCTGCTCGCCGATATCCGGTCGGTCGAAGCAGGATTGGGACAGGAGCAGCAGGGGCCGCGCGGCCTGCTCCGCATCAACGCCTCGCCGTCGATCGGCACGATGGGCCTGTTGCCGATCCTGCCGCGCTTTACCGCGCGCTATCCCGATATCGTCGTCGATCTTGCGCTGTCCGATACGATTGTCGATCTGGTCGAGGAGCGGGCCGATGTCGCGATCCGGATCGGCCCGCTACGCGATACCAGCCTGCGTGCGAAGAAGCTGGGGCACAGCCGGATGGTGCTGGTCGCCAGCCCCGATTATCTTGCGCGCCGCGGCGTCCCGCAGACGCCCGACGACCTCGATGCGCATGATTGTCTGCGTTTCAGCTTCCGCCGGTCGGTCGACAGTTGGCCTTTTCGGCTTGGCGACAGGATCGTTCAGCGACCCGTTCATGG
This DNA window, taken from Sphingopyxis sp. YR583, encodes the following:
- a CDS encoding lipase family protein — encoded protein: MRHLLAAVLLFILTAFALPAAAQPSRYLISAQPMTDAPPGTQAWRVQYWTTNGNGQRFAVAGIVAAPMEGIPPRPRRVIAWTHGAWGVAEKCAPSLSPNFFEYSAGMNAVRNGYVVVAPDYIGLGSPTMHPFLVGQDTANAVLDAVRAAREIPGAAAGSSFAVWGESQGGHAALWTATAARSYAPDLTLVATAAAAPPTDLGANLREGSDKNARALLLSFALYSWSTLYGFPLDSITNRTNQGIIRRLSENNCVAFNKKPKLGTILGILTIARATKGKDIEKIEPFGAFERANSVDPARVPGPLLIAQSSKDTIVAPAVTRKFAKAVCKRGTPTRWIDMTGDHGASAKDSAQETIGWITARFDGNPPPNDCRRI
- a CDS encoding vWA domain-containing protein, with product MASFKFFHSSLTTLALLTTAAPLPTFAQDVLQDDDESLGEVIVTGARIRQGGAQDIQHFRSTALSATTLPRPESLTVEGLLGEHDLTLPAGGNCAQLFCLNVQAMAASLPTRPDDLMFLGMAFDSNIDAASWKREPLSIMAVVDRSGSMSGPPIANVKAALHQMVDELGPKDRLGIVIYGTNSNIHLAPIAAAANKDAMHAAIDSIAIDGSTSMEAGLTLGYQAAFAEADRFDGKVRMMLFTDEQPNTGRTDAGSFMAMAEDASKRGIGLTTIGVGVQYDGALAMKISSVRGGNLFFVAGPDKGAQLMRDEFRNMVSEVAHDLVMTLTPHAGYRISGVFGVPDGLMTEGKDGAIAITVPTAFLSSNGGGIYASLGKAEGRAHLPVVSLADGASLMDVSLTYVSALDGSKHGDKLSIGAPTAEPAANLRLAQTLVDQYLVMDAATRAFHRDGNAKQAFALLDGLNTRLSGVDYADLKDERALVETMRGKAALYAGYSGEVPKDMQPMRVLGKWRVVSLNGVEDLSRHDVMEFTDDEEVITYFQRPLRGDDEMYQDFQINEREIYIPDGDLRVRYWVDGDRLRMRSSDGKVRITLVRETTS
- the era gene encoding GTPase Era; this encodes MTQHCGFVAVVGAPNAGKSTLVNALVGQKVAIVSPKAQTTRTRLMGVAMEGETQIILIDTPGIFAPTRRLDRAMVAAAWSSLEEAEAILVMVDAAAKLTGRVERVLEGIANRPEKKYLILNKVDLTKKDKLLTIATELNGKVAFDETFFIAASSGDGVPELKAHLTKLMPEGPWHFPEDEVSDAPERMLAAEITREQLYRQLHEELPYQSTVETELFKTRPDGSAEIHQQIFVARDNQRAIVLGKGGARIKEIGARARAELTELMGRKVHLFLHVKVKENWDEDRGVYRDMGLDWVD
- the rnc gene encoding ribonuclease III, with translation MNDPLDTGALAGIIGGAPGDPALYDLALTHGSTGRADYQRLEFLGDRVLGLVIASELYTRFPAASEGEMSSRLHVLASGATCAAVARKLDLTALIRFGAQARNDGGRYSDNIAADAMEALIGALWLDKGADAARQFILAHWNEMIDGQQTAPKHPKAALQEWALARKRRPPEYEIVSREGPDHAPRFRIAVSVGKLARAEAEGASKQAAEKAAAAALLAELEGMKL
- the lepB gene encoding signal peptidase I: MTNASFTADVTPPTAPVPPTPTPAPVSAKEEAVDTVRFLALLAIAVLIFRSFFLSPFNIPSESMQPRLLIGDYLLVNKMAYGYSKYSLPFSVPLIPGRIFARTPERGDVVVFKAPPVADNDYIKRVIGLPGDSVQVKDGIVWLNGKPVQRKAIADFVIPVTQNMIDASRATGTLPCYSPEFEEVAANGQRQCRYKQFRETLPNGKSYNILDITTIPEDNTPLVVVPEGHLFLMGDNRDRSADSRFPAMENQGIGLVPEENLVGHALVGMFSTDGSASWINPISWFTAARWERIGDGF
- the pgi gene encoding glucose-6-phosphate isomerase — its product is MTTAPDAWQALSDWRPQKLIDLVAADPDARLQALVRNVADIRFDFAKTHLDTSAIAILSRLAETQDFAGRRKTLFSGGIANPTEDRAAEHSAERGDGAPESVHAAQALHQRMRMMIDAIEAGAFGEIRHLLHIGIGGSALGPDLLIDALGRHSDRYDVAVVSNVDGAALDEAFAKFSPEHTLVAVASKTFTTTETLLNANSALQWLEEAGVVDPVGRFIALTAKPERAMEWGIDETRILPFNESVGGRYSLWSSIGFPAALALGWDAFADLLEGAAEMDRHFRLADGADNICLLAAFADQIYANRLGCQTRAVFAYDERLRLLPSYLQQLEMESNGKSATFDGQPVSRQTAPITWGGVGTDAQHAVFQLLHQGTHLTPVEFVVAREPDHLLDDAHHETLVANCIAQGAALMTGRSSEDGARNYPGDRPSTTILLDQVTPRSLGALIAFYEHRVFANAVLLGINPFDQFGVELGKEMAKGLAEGTVEFDAATQALMAAALGD
- the gor gene encoding glutathione-disulfide reductase, giving the protein MSDFDYDLFVIGAGSGGVRASRIAASHGARVAVAEEYRVGGTCVIRGCVPKKLLVYGAHFAEDIHDARKFGWDVPECKFNWPVLRDNVLAEVDRLEGLYGQTLDNHKVTVLRTRATVVGPQKVRLADGTELTAGRILIATGGWPHVPEFPGSEHALTSNEVFHLETLPKRIIIAGGGYIANEFAGIFNEFGSKVTIVNRGDTILRGYDEQIRDRLLQISMTKGIDFKFNAPFQSIEKNDDGSLTVKLEGCEPMQADAVLVAAGRVPNSRGIGLEEVGVELDKDGAIKVDERNQSSVPSIFAVGDVTNRIQLTPVAIREGQAFSDTFFGGKPTVVDYANVPSAVFSHPPIGAVGMTEAEARNKLGSIRVYTSDFRAMKNVLAGRNERALYKMIVNAATDQVVGLHMIGPDAPEILQAAAIAVKAGLTKADFDATVALHPSMAEELVLLK
- a CDS encoding NAD-dependent epimerase/dehydratase family protein; protein product: MAGTALVTGGSGYIAGFLIRQLIDNGWTVHTTVRSLKREDEVRGWLNVDNAKLRFFAADLENDAGWAEAMAGCSHVAHVASPFPLDVPKHADDLVIPAREGALRALRFAKAAGVRRFVLTSSMAAVAYGHGKARDFYDEADWSNLDNPEVMPYPRSKTVAERAARDWVAAEGGDMEFASVNPAAVFGPLLSDDLSTSIEVVKQLLEGKVPMCPDVGFGIIDVRDVADMHYRALTVEGIRDERFVCSGAFLKFVDVANVLTANLGERARKVPTRKMPDWLLKALAIFRPELKQVVAELGNVRGGDSRHAMKTLGWTMRPPEEAILATAHSLIDRGIVKA
- a CDS encoding SDR family NAD(P)-dependent oxidoreductase; this translates as MDLKLKGKTALVTGSTAGIGFAIAKRLAEEGVDVVITGRNQQKLDEAAAELLQAGTIRPVLADPATAEGADALIAAVPSVDILVNNLGIYEAKPFAEISDADWHRLFEVNVVSGARLSRHYFPKMLENNWGRVIFIASESGLLPPAEMIHYGMTKTAQLTIARGLAEQTRGTGVTVNSVLPGPTRSEGITDFIRSVVSNPDAPEAERERAFFDELRPLSLIRRLIEADEIGAMVTYLASPLAAVTNGAAIRAEGGIVPTIA
- a CDS encoding LysR family transcriptional regulator — its product is MDNRFGDIETFLAVANGGSLASAAKALRLTPSAVSRSIARIEQRLGVTLMLRTTRSLALTVDGEAYRDRMSVLLADIRSVEAGLGQEQQGPRGLLRINASPSIGTMGLLPILPRFTARYPDIVVDLALSDTIVDLVEERADVAIRIGPLRDTSLRAKKLGHSRMVLVASPDYLARRGVPQTPDDLDAHDCLRFSFRRSVDSWPFRLGDRIVQRPVHGSFFGNSGEVVRQMAVAGGGIARHGHFHVAGDLNAGRLVEVLPDYSPGDGEDIHALYAPEDRAAARIRAFLDFLDEELAIAG